The nucleotide sequence GAAGGGTTCCAAGACAACAAAGGGAAAAATAAGATGGTGACCCAGCAAGGTTTTCCTATGAAGAACCAAAAGCCAAAGTTAGTTTATCGACCGGTTATAAAGACCAAGTCTACTGAGGCTTCTACTTCTGTCGTGCAAGTTCCTATATCTAATCCGTTTGATGTTTTGAATGAGGATATCGGGGAAAAACTAACCGAATCTATTAAGGATGATGCTACAAAGCCGAAGGGAATCATGAAAGAAAGCATGAAGAATAGGGAGGATATTATTGTTGATGCTATCGAGGTTGATGAACTGCTTGCTGATATACCAAAGTTCATGGACTCGAAGTTAGAAAATACTGTTTCTGAGGGTGCAAGCACACCCGGTCAAAAGGGTGTCCATGGGTAGTATAGCCGCTTGGAAGGTTAGGGGGTTGAACCGCTCCCTTAAACagaaggaggttcgacagatggTGTTGGAGAAGAATGTGCAGGTTTGTACCATTATGGAGACTCATGTGGAAGCGTCTAACGTGCCTGATATTTGTAAGAAAGTATGTCGTTCTTGGAGTTGGGCCTCAAATACAAGTAGTTGTTCTAAAGGGAATGTTGGGTTGGGACGCTCAAATGGTGGATGTCACGATTCTAGCTCAGTCTGATCAGGTAATATATACTCAGATTGTGTACAAATTAGATAAAAAATGTCTTTTTTGCTCTTTTGTGTATGCGGATAATCATTACATGCACCGTCGAGAGTTATGGAAGGATTCGTTATCATCACTCGTTTATGCAATCTAAACCTTTGATTATATTGGGTGACTTCGATTCTACCCTGTTCCTAGAGGATACGCTTATGGGGTCATCATCTATGAATTTGGGAACCAGGGAATTTAAGGAGTGTGTGAACCCGATTGATGTTTTTGATATAAACAGTACCGGGCTACAGTATACTTGGTCGAACAAACAGATAAAAAGGGAATGCTATAGTGAAAAAATTAGATCGGGTGTTGGGGAATACGAATTTTATTGATGAATTTCCTGCTGCTTATGCATGTTTTTATCCGTGTCGTATATCAGACCATACCCCATGTGTTCTTGTATTGCTTAGTGTTAAAAGGGATAAACCGAAGCCGTTTAAGTTTGCCAATTTCATTGCTGATAAAAGTGGTTTTTAGAGGAAGTAAAGCGGGTTTGGGATATTGAAGTTAGTGGTTATGCTATGTTCCAAGTGACCAAGAAACTAAGGTTATTGAAATCTCCGTTACGTAAGCTTATGCACCAACAAGAGAATCTGCATGAAAAGGTGAAATCGGCTAGGTTGTTGATGGATCAATTTTAGTTGGAGCTGGATAAGAACCTGTTGGACAAAGATTTAATGAACCAACAAGCCCGGTTATTGCAGAGTTATAAGGAGGCGGTCCATGATGAAGCGTCGTTTTTACAACAAAAGTCTAAGGTTGATTGGCTAGCGCTTGGCGATGCTAATACAAAGTATTTTCACAATGTAGTCAAAGCTAAGAATCACCGAAGCAGGATTTTTTTCTATTCGGGATACGTCTGGTACTTTGCATGAGGGTGGATCGGTTCCTCACGTTATGGTGAATCACTATACGAATTTTTTTGGCATGGAAGGAAACACTAGTATCCAACCATCTCCGAAGCTTTTTCGTAATGTGTTGTCTATTGAAAAAGCGGCTAACATGATCAAACAGGTTACTGATGAGGAGATTAAAACTACTATGTTCTCCATAGCAGGCAACAAGGCGCCAGGCCCGGATGGTTATACATCCACTTTCTTCAAGAAATCATGGCATATTGTCGGCTTGGATATTTGTCGTGCTGTAAAGGACTTCTTTACTAACGACCATCTTCTCCAACAACTGAATCACACTGTGATTTCGCTAATACCTAAGGTGACTACCCCAAATTTTTATTACGGACTATAGACCGATTTCTTACGGACTATAGACCGATTTCTTGCTGTAACACTTTATTACGGAATATATAAGATATTATCTAACTGGATTAAAGAAGGTCTCGGTGATGTGGTTAGCATAAATCAGTCGGCATTTGTTCCTGGTAGAAGAATATCGGATAATATTCTTTTAACTCAGGAATTAATGCTTAACTATCATCGAAACACAGGGCCTCCTAGATGTGCATTTAAAGTTGATATTTAGAAGGCTTATGATACGGTTGAGTGGGGATTCTTAGAGAGTACGATGAATGGGTTTGGGTTTCATCCTTTGATGGTTAAATGGGTTATGGCTTGTGTATCCTCTACATCGTTCTCTTTGGCAATCAATGGTAATTTGTATGGATACTTTAAAGGTAAGAGGGGGCTGCGGCAGGGTGATCCAATGTCCCCATATCTTTTTACGTTGGTAATGGAGGTGCTTACCTTGATACTACAACGCCAGGTTTCGATCTCATCGGACTTCAGGTTTCATAGCAGATGTCAAAAGCAGAGAATTATTAATTTATGTTTCGCTGACGACTTGTTTCTATTTGCTAGAGGGGATAACAATTCGGCTAAGGTCATCTTGGATTCCCTTAACATTTTTAAGAATATGTCTAGCCTAGTTCCGAGCATGACGAAAAGTACTGTATTTTTTGGTAATGTCGCGGATTCGGTTAAAGCTCGGATTCTAACAATTATGTCGTTTGATGAGGGGGTGTTACCGGTTAGATATCTTGATGTTCCCTTAATTTCTTCTCGGCTTCATTACAAAGACTGCAAAAAACTTGTGGAAAACATGGATGCTAGAATTACGAATTGGAAGACCAAGTGCTTATCATTTGCAGGTCGGTTGCAActtataaaatcagttttatcCTCTATGCATATCAGACTGGGCGTCGGTGTTTATTTTACCTAAACGTATTATTCATGATCTTGAGAAGAGGATGCGGATGTTCTTGTGGTCGCAAGGAAATAATATCAAAGGCAAAGCGAAAGTTAACTGGAAATCGGTATGTATGCCGAAAACTGAAGGATGATTGGGTATTCGGCGGGTGGTAGACATGAATAATGCTCTTATGGTTGCTCATATTTGGAGTTTGCTTTCAAATCGTGATTCCTTATGGGTTAAATGGGTGCACTCATATCACATTCAGGATAGAAGTTTTTGGGATATTCTTGTTAAGAGTAATATTTCATGGAGCTGGCGAAAGTTGTTGATCTTAGGCCACTGATTTGTGATTATATATGGACAAAAGTGGGAGATGGCACAAAAACGTTTGTATGGTTTGATAAATGGGATGAAATTTGTCCGATTAGTACGTTTATTACCCCTATACGTATATCAAATGCAGGATTTAGAATGAATACGAAGTTGGCGGAGGTGTATGTACAGGGTGAATGGCGATGGCCGAGTGCCTGGGAAAATCAGTTTGCGGTGCTAAATAGCTTGAGAGATCTGGTACTAGTCTCAAATCGGAATGATGAGCTTGTTTGGAGATCGAGGTTGGGTGTTGATTCAGATTTTAGCACTGCTTTAGTTTGGGACGACATTAGACAAAGTCAGAATGACGTGTCATGGACGAAGATGGTGTGGTTTCCGCAGGCCATTCCAAGGCACTCATTTCTGGTGTGGCTCCTTATtcatagaaaactgaaaacacaaGACATTATGAGTAAATGGGGTAATGCCAATTTCAATCTTTTATGTTGCTCTTTATGCACATTGGGGCCGGACTCGCATGGCCATTTGTTTTTCGAATGTAATTATGCGAATCAAATATGGATTGGAGTTAGGGATAAAGCTGGTATGGGAATGGTTCAGAATAAATGGGATGCTATTTTTGATTACCTGGTGGGTATCGCGCAATCTAAGACGGCTGATCATGTGATTGCTAAGCTTGTGGTGAATGCGACGGCATACTTTGTTTGGGAAGAAAGGAACAAGCGTCTCTTTACAAACAAATGAAGAAGTAAGGCCCAGCTGATTCAGGTTATCTTGACTACGATTTGAATGAAGTTAATGACTAAGAAGTTCAAGAGTTCAAGCCAGGTGGCTCGAGTTTTGCAAGATTGGAGTTTACCTCGTGGTCTCCTTGTTGCGGATGATGATAGCGGCTGATTTGTTAGTTTAATCTAGTCTTGTTTGTCGCTTGTAGGCGCATTGGTTGTCTAGTTTAGCGAGTTGctggttttttgttttttgtttcaCTCTTGTATGGCCTGTCATACTTGAGAACTGGGGGATTTTCTGTCCTTCACTTGTGCTTTGTTGTTTGATGGTTGGTATAAATTTCATCGGGGTAatcctttacccaaaaaaaagatTTCAttaaaattaccacatgcgaaattgttacaaaaaaccaacatgcgatttcatcaaaattatcacatgcgaaattgttacaaaaaaccaacatgcgatttcatcaaaattatcacatgcgatttcatacatgctattttataacatgcgatttcactatATCGTACATAATGTACGTTAAGGGCATttgtattttacactttacctatatatatatagtgacaTGTGGCTAGAAAGCCTAAGTTTTCTAGAAAGTCTAGAAAGCAATAGGGAGGTGACATGtggcttttagttttttttattcaaAAGGGCATGATGATAATTTGCAAAAAATATGAAAGATGAGAGACTGCACTTGCTCTGGGCCCTATTTCGATTTTGGCCCAGAGCAGTCGTCTAACCGGCACTTGCTCTGGGCCGGCCCTGGGTGAAGCGatcaaaagtggtgtagtggtgCTTCGTGATGTCGAACCAAGCCCGTGCAAGCTTGTACTCTTCGTCCTTTATCTAAGGTTGGTACTTCTTTTTCACGCGAGGAGCGGTAGCCTCTTTTTATGTGAGCGTTTTCCACGTTGAGGGGCCTCGGGTTTGCGCTCGGCTTGTGTCTTCGGCACCGTCTCGATCTCGAGCCTTGGCTTCGTTTTGGGAAACATACATACCGCCCATGTTGATGTTCATATTTGATGCAAAGCCGAGTGGCCCGTGAAAATATTGTTGTGGTATATTTAATAGTTGCGTGTACCCCATCGTTTTCGGATCACAATCTTGGTAATTACATGTTGGTAGTGATTGGTTGGTGTCCGGGCGATACGAGTTTGGGGTTGCTTGGCCAAGACGAAACACCAAAAAGGAGGCGGAATGGTtgcatgatatatatatatatatatatatatatatatatatatatatataggccggtTAACATACAATAGGGCTTAttgtacattacgtacgcgataaccctagccgtcagatcttcatctccCATGTGATTTAATACCTCCATGCAAACTGTACGAGCtgtgcgaattcaatcttccacataCGATTttctccatctacacaccccatgccatttttcacattaccccatgctaaccattttttcacatgcgatattgaTATtgcaattttccacatgcgattctacacaccccatgccatttttcacattaccccatgctagccattttttcacatgcgatattcaattttccacatgcgattctacacaccccatgccatttttcacattaccccatgtgttacaccccaaccaatggcggaaacatcgggatgagacgaagtgtgaagattgctagagacatcataacgctatttgtgacaatatttaataaaccaatttcatttcataattcgtttgtcaacattacaaagaaatcaaataacgtcaagttcaaaggaaatacaatacaacataatcaaaatagatacaacgattaaacctaaacgtctatatgtgtatctaggcatcaacgctacttcatttcatagcatcatcatcctcaacctgtaacatgtttaaaataaagttcaatgcaaaagcaaaggcgagtatacaagtttaagcataagtataagtacaagtataaaagtttaaaacgaatccacatggcaacttagtttatacgagatcagcctaacgtggcatgcaatatttctagccaacctctgtttacgcaagaaagtttaattaattcaacatgacccaagtttaaggggggcggtgtgttactcctatagcgctatacatgtcaaatggaggctcgtgaaagctaatgactaaaacatatcacataagtatggtccacgtaagcatcaagtatcacaacatagtattcatgtataaggattgttttgtgcattgcataaagaataagttta is from Helianthus annuus cultivar XRQ/B chromosome 9, HanXRQr2.0-SUNRISE, whole genome shotgun sequence and encodes:
- the LOC110902080 gene encoding uncharacterized protein LOC110902080, whose product is MNGFGFHPLMVKWVMACVSSTSFSLAINGNLYGYFKGKRGLRQGDPMSPYLFTLVMEVLTLILQRQVSISSDFRFHSRCQKQRIINLCFADDLFLFARGDNNSAKVILDSLNIFKNMSSLVPSMTKSTVFFGNVADSVKARILTIMSFDEGVLPVRYLDVPLISSRLHYKDCKKLVENMDARITNWKTKCLSFAGFRMNTKLAEVYVQGEWRWPSAWENQFAVLNSLRDLVLVSNRNDELVWRSRLGVDSDFSTALVWDDIRQSQNDVSWTKMVWFPQAIPRHSFLVWLLIHRKLKTQDIMSKWGNANFNLLCCSLCTLGPDSHGHLFFECNYANQIWIGVRDKAGMGMVQNKWDAIFDYLVGIAQSKTADHVIAKLVVNATAYFVWEERNKRLFTNK